A stretch of the Capra hircus breed San Clemente chromosome 10, ASM170441v1, whole genome shotgun sequence genome encodes the following:
- the RPAP1 gene encoding RNA polymerase II-associated protein 1 isoform X1: MLSRPKPGESEVDLLRFQSQFLAAGATPAVQLVKKGSRRAGDANLEQPPLQDHRDVVMLDSLPDLPPALVPAPPKRARPSPGHLLPEHEDPEERLNRHDQHITAVLTKIIVRLTLERDTSSVPVNLPVSSGVAFPPVFHRSQGRQGKQAAAGKRSIFAQEIAARRASGAKVSPVREVESVLDPPESTMTCEALTPREWGSQPPWNSYSFQGPHLVTGKGLKSQEAEQEAQTIHEENVARLQALAPEEILQEQQRLLAQLDPSLVAFLKSHSRTREQAEEKATREQRPGRPSAEVTGKEAIAPTSASVPRQESELEPETPALALPVTPQKEWLHMDTVELEKLHWTQDLPPLRRQQTQERMQARFSLQGELLAPDMDLPTHLGLHHHGEEAERAGYSLQELFHLTRSQVSQQRALALHVLAQVIGRAQAGEFGDRLVGSVLRLLLDAGFLFLLRFSLDDRVDGVIAAAVRALRALLVAPGDEELLDSAFSWYHGALVFALMPSQEDKEDEDEDEEPPAEKAKTKSSEEGNRPPSDLARHDVIKGLLATNLLPRLRYVLEVTCPGPSVVLDILTVLIRLARHSLESATRVLECPRLVETVVREFLPTSWSPVGSGPTSSLHQVPCAPAMKLLRVLASASRNIAARLLSGFDLWSRLSRFIAEDPQDLALPLEEAEALSTEAFRLWAVAASYGLGSDVYRELYPVLMRALQAVPKELSSPPPRPLALQRIASLLTLLTQLTLAAGRIAPEPNSYSAEASLLASPSSITWTQVSGLQPLVEPCLKQTLKLLPRPEMWSALGPVPTACLLFLDAYYQAWSQQPGLCPEDWLQDMERLSEGLLLPLLKHPSLGSLWDSLGCCSPLCNPQSCAVTPETVSSLVSLGCAGGCPSLSLAGSASPFPFLTALLSLLNTLGRIHKGLCGQLATVLAAPGLQNYFLRCVSPVAAPHLTPFSAWALRHEYHLQYLALTLAQRAATLQPPVSGTDAVLCHSMALALLGRLLPGSEHLAHELMLSCVFRLEFLPEGASGGPEAADFSDRLSLGSGGDLGCGRGTLLAQACQDLPSIRSCYLTHCSLARASLLASQALYRGELRRVPALLLPVPKEPLLPTDWPFLPLIQLYHRASDTPSGLPPADTVGTALRALQWVLVLESWRPRALWAVSPAARLARLMCVFLVDSELFRETPIQRLVAALLARLCQPEVLPNLNLDCPLPGLTSFPDLYANFLEHFEAVSFGDHLFGALILLPLQRRFSVTLRLALFGEHVGALRALGLPLTQLPVSLECYTAPPEDNLALLQLYFRALVTGALRPHWCPVLYAVAVAHVNSFIFSQDPNNSDEIKTACRSMLQKTWLLTDEGLRQHLLHYKLPNSALPEGFELYPQLPPLRQQYLQKLRISGVLPNGVSDT; this comes from the exons ATGCTGTCGAGACCAAAGCCAGGGGAGTCGGAGGTGGACCTGCTGCGCTTCCAGAGTCAGTTTCTTGCAGCTGGTGCAACCCCAGCAGTACAGCTGGTGAAGAAAGGAAGCAGGAGAGCTGGGGATGCCAACCTGGAGCAGCCTCCACTGCAGGATCATCGGGATGTGGTGATGCTAGACA gtCTCCCAGATTTGCCCCCAGCTTTGGTTCCTGCTCCCCCAAAGAGAGCCAGGCCCAGCCCTGGCCATCTCCTGCCTGAACATGAGGACCCTGAAGAGAGGCTGAACAGGCATGATCAGCACATCACTGCTGTCTTGACTAAGATTATTGTGCGTCTCACCCTG GAACGAGATACAAGTTCAGTGCCTGTGAATCTGCCTGTGTCCAGTGGCGTTGCTTTCCCTCCTGTATTCCATCGCTCACAGGGGAGACAG GGGAAGCAAGCGGCAGCTGGTAAGAGAAGCATCTTCGCCCAGGAAATTGCAGCAAGGAGAGCATCTGGAGCCAAAGTCTCACCAGTTAGAGAAGTTGAATCTGTCTTGGACCCACCAGAGA GTACTATGACCTGTGAGGCACTCACACCTAGGGAGTGGGGCAGCCAGCCTCCATGGAACAGCTACAGCTTCCAGGGACCCCATCTGGTGACAGGGAAGGGGCTCAAGAGCCAGGAGGCTGAGCAGGAAGCCCAGACCATCCATGAAGAAAATGTAGCGAGACTGCAAGCCCTGGCTCCGGAGGAGATCCTGCAGGAACAGCAGCGGTTGCTGGCTCAGCTTG ATCCCAGCTTGGTTGCCTTCTTGAAATCTCACAGCCGTACCCGTGAGCAAGCAGAAGAGAAGGCCACAAGGGAGCAGAGACCAGGAAGACCCTCTGCTGAGGTCACTGGAAAGGAGGCCATCGCACCAACTTCTGCCAGTgtgcccaggcaggaaagtgagctGGAGCCAGAAACCCCAG CACTGGCCTTGCCCGTGACTCCCCAGAAAGAATGGCTGCACATGGacactgtggagctggagaagctcCATTGGACCCAGGACCTCCCTCCACTCCGGCGGCAGCAGACACAGGAG AGGATGCAGGCCCGATTCAGCCTTCAGGGAGAGCTGCTGGCCCCTGACATGGACCTTCCCACCCATCTGGGCCTGCACCACCATGGAGAGGAGGCGGAG AGAGCAGGGTACTCCCTTCAGGAGCTCTTCCACCTGACGCGCAGCCAGGTGTCCCAGCAGAGAGCCCTAGCGCTGCACGTGTTGGCCCAGGTCATCGGCAGG gccCAGGCTGGGGAGTTTGGGGACCGGCTGGTGGGCAGCGTCTTGCGCCTCCTTCTGGATGCTGGTTTCCTCTTCCTGCTGCGCTTCTCCCTGGATGACAGGGTGGATGGGGTCATCGCAGCTGCTGTCCGGGCTCTTCGGGCCCTGCTGGTGGCCCCTGGAGATGAG GAGCTCCTTGACAGCGCCTTCTCTTGGTACCACGGAGCACTGGTATTCGCTCTGATGCCCAGCCAGGAGGACAAGGAGGACGAGGACGAGGACGAAGAACCCCCAGCAGAAAAGGCAAAAACCAAGAGTTCTGAAGAAGGAAACCGGCCTCCATCTGACCTGGCCCGACATGACGTCATCAAG GGGCTTCTGGCTACCAACCTGCTGCCTCGGCTGCGCTACGTACTGGAGGTGACCTGCCCAGGACCTTCTGTGGTCCTTGATATCCTGACTGTGCTCATCCGCCTGGCCCGGCATTCCCTGGAGTCAGCCACAAGG GTGCTGGAGTGCCCTCGGCTGGTAGAGACTGTGGTCCGAGAATTTTTGCCCACCAGCTGGTCCCCTGTGGGGTCAGGGCCTACCTCCAGTCTACACCAGGTGCCCTGTGCTCCTGCCATGAAGCTGCTTCGTGTCCTGGCCTCGGCCAGTAGAAATATTGCTGCCCGGCTG CTGAGCGGCTTTGATCTCTGGAGCCGCCTGAGCCGCTTTATAGCTGAAGACCCCCAGGATCTGGCCTTGCCCCTGGAAGAAGCCGAGGCACTGAGCACTGAGGCCTTCCGCCTGTGGGCAGTGGCGGCCTCCTACGGCCTAGGCAGCGACGTTTACAG ggagcTATACCCTGTGCTGATGCGAGCCCTGCAGGCTGTGCCGAAGGAGCTCAGTAGCCCCCCGCCTCGGCCCCTCGCTCTGCAGAGGATCGCCTCGCTGCTCACCCTCCTCACCCAGCTGACCTTGGCAGCCGGCCGCATCGCCCCTGAACCCAATAG TTACTCTGCTGAGGCCAGTCTGTTGGCCAGCCCTTCCTCAATCACTTGGACACAGGTGTCTGGGCTCCAGCCTCTCGTGGAGCCATGTCTCAAACAGACCTTGAAGTTGCTGCCCAGACCTGAGATGTGGAGTGCCCTGGGCCCGGTGCCCACTGCCTGCCTGCTCTTCCTGGATGCCTACTACCAGGCCTGGAGCCAGCAG CCAGGCCTGTGCCCAGAGGATTGGCTGCAGGACATGGAGCGCCTGTCAGAGGGgctgctgctgcccctgctgAAACACCCTTCTCTGGGCAGCCTGTGGGATTCCCTGGG GTGCTGCTCCCCTCTGTGCAACCCACAGTCCTGTGCTGTGACCCCCGAAACTGTCTCCAGCCTCGTGTCACTGGGCTGTGCAGGGGGCTGCCCCTCTCTCAGTCTGGCTGGCTCAGCTTCCCCCTTCCCATTCCTCACGGCCCTCCTGTCTCTTCTTAACACCCTGGGGCGGATCCACAAAGGACTGTGTGGCCAG CTGGCCACCGTACTGGCTGCCCCGGGACTCCAGAACTATTTCCTGCGATGTGTGTCTCCCGTGGCTGCTCCGCACCTCACCCCCTTCTCTGCGTGGGCCCTGCGCCACGAGTACCACCTGCAATACCTGGCACTCACCCTGGCCCAGAGAGCG GCAACACTGCAGCCACCAGTGTCAGGCACCGACGCGGTCCTCTGTCACAGCATGGCCTTGGCCCTGCTGGGCCGGCTGCTGCCTGGGAGTGAGCACCTCGCCCATGAGCTGATGCTGAGCTGTGTGTTCCGGCTGGAGTTCCTCCC AGAAGGAGCATCAGGGGGTCCGGAGGCAGCTGACTTCTCTGACCGGCTCTCCTTAGGAAGCGGCGGAGACCTTGGATGTGGGCGAGGGACTCTCCTAGCTCAGGCCTGCCAGGACCTCCCCAGCATCCGCAGCTGCTACCTGACCCACTGCTCACTGGCCCGGGCTAGTCTGCTTGCCTCCCAAGCCTTGTACAGAGGGGAGCTCCGGCGAGTCCCAGCCTTGCTGCTCCCTGTGCCTAAGGAGCCGCTGCTGCCcactgactggcctttcctgccatTGATTCAGCTCTACCACCGGGCCTCAGACACCCCCTCGGGGCTCCCTCCTGCTGACACTGTGGGCACAGCCCTGCGGGCCCTGCAGTGGGTGCTCGTCCTGGAGAGCTGGCGCCCCCGGGCGCTCTGGGCTGTGTCTCCTGCTGCCCGCCTGGCGCGGCTCATGTGTGTGTTCCTGGTGGACAGTGAGTTGTTCCGGGAGACCCCAATACAACGCCTGGTGGCAGCCCTCCTGGCCCGGCTCTGCCAGCCTGAAGTCCTACCAAATCTCAACCTGGATTGCCCACTTCCTGGCCTGACATCTTTCCCGGACCTCTATGCCAACTTCCTGGAGCATTTTGAGGCTGTCTCTTTTGGGGACCACCTCTTTGGGGCTCTGATTCTCCTTCCCCTACAGCGTCGATTCAGTGTCACCTTGCGCCTCGCCCTCTTTGGGGAGCACGTGGGTGCCTTGCGAGCTCTGGGCCTGCCACTGACCCAG CTGCCTGTGTCCCTGGAGTGCTACACGGCGCCTCCTGAAGACAACTTGGCCCTCCTTCAGCTCTACTTCCGGGCTCTGGTTACTGGTGCACTCCGTCCACACTGGTGCCCTGTGCTCTATGCTGTGGCTGTGGCTCATGTCAACAGCTTCATCTTCTCCCAGGACCCAAATAACTCA GATGAGATCAAGACTGCCTGTAGAAGCATGCTGCAGAAGACTTGGCTGCTGACAGATGAG GGCCTTCGGCAGCACCTTCTCCACTATAAGCTTCCCAATTCTGCCCTTCCCGAGGGTTTTGAGCTGTATCCCCAGTTGCCCCCTCTGCGTCAGCAGTACCTCCAGAAACTCAGGATCTCAGGGGTACTCCCAAATGGGGTGTCAGATACCTAG
- the RPAP1 gene encoding RNA polymerase II-associated protein 1 isoform X3 — protein MLSRPKPGESEVDLLRFQSQFLAAGATPAVQLVKKGSRRAGDANLEQPPLQDHRDVVMLDSLPDLPPALVPAPPKRARPSPGHLLPEHEDPEERLNRHDQHITAVLTKIIVRLTLERDTSSVPVNLPVSSGVAFPPVFHRSQGRQGKQAAAGKRSIFAQEIAARRASGAKVSPVREVESVLDPPESTMTCEALTPREWGSQPPWNSYSFQGPHLVTGKGLKSQEAEQEAQTIHEENVARLQALAPEEILQEQQRLLAQLDPSLVAFLKSHSRTREQAEEKATREQRPGRPSAEVTGKEAIAPTSASVPRQETLALPVTPQKEWLHMDTVELEKLHWTQDLPPLRRQQTQERMQARFSLQGELLAPDMDLPTHLGLHHHGEEAERAGYSLQELFHLTRSQVSQQRALALHVLAQVIGRAQAGEFGDRLVGSVLRLLLDAGFLFLLRFSLDDRVDGVIAAAVRALRALLVAPGDEELLDSAFSWYHGALVFALMPSQEDKEDEDEDEEPPAEKAKTKSSEEGNRPPSDLARHDVIKGLLATNLLPRLRYVLEVTCPGPSVVLDILTVLIRLARHSLESATRVLECPRLVETVVREFLPTSWSPVGSGPTSSLHQVPCAPAMKLLRVLASASRNIAARLLSGFDLWSRLSRFIAEDPQDLALPLEEAEALSTEAFRLWAVAASYGLGSDVYRELYPVLMRALQAVPKELSSPPPRPLALQRIASLLTLLTQLTLAAGRIAPEPNSYSAEASLLASPSSITWTQVSGLQPLVEPCLKQTLKLLPRPEMWSALGPVPTACLLFLDAYYQAWSQQPGLCPEDWLQDMERLSEGLLLPLLKHPSLGSLWDSLGCCSPLCNPQSCAVTPETVSSLVSLGCAGGCPSLSLAGSASPFPFLTALLSLLNTLGRIHKGLCGQLATVLAAPGLQNYFLRCVSPVAAPHLTPFSAWALRHEYHLQYLALTLAQRAATLQPPVSGTDAVLCHSMALALLGRLLPGSEHLAHELMLSCVFRLEFLPEGASGGPEAADFSDRLSLGSGGDLGCGRGTLLAQACQDLPSIRSCYLTHCSLARASLLASQALYRGELRRVPALLLPVPKEPLLPTDWPFLPLIQLYHRASDTPSGLPPADTVGTALRALQWVLVLESWRPRALWAVSPAARLARLMCVFLVDSELFRETPIQRLVAALLARLCQPEVLPNLNLDCPLPGLTSFPDLYANFLEHFEAVSFGDHLFGALILLPLQRRFSVTLRLALFGEHVGALRALGLPLTQLPVSLECYTAPPEDNLALLQLYFRALVTGALRPHWCPVLYAVAVAHVNSFIFSQDPNNSDEIKTACRSMLQKTWLLTDEGLRQHLLHYKLPNSALPEGFELYPQLPPLRQQYLQKLRISGVLPNGVSDT, from the exons ATGCTGTCGAGACCAAAGCCAGGGGAGTCGGAGGTGGACCTGCTGCGCTTCCAGAGTCAGTTTCTTGCAGCTGGTGCAACCCCAGCAGTACAGCTGGTGAAGAAAGGAAGCAGGAGAGCTGGGGATGCCAACCTGGAGCAGCCTCCACTGCAGGATCATCGGGATGTGGTGATGCTAGACA gtCTCCCAGATTTGCCCCCAGCTTTGGTTCCTGCTCCCCCAAAGAGAGCCAGGCCCAGCCCTGGCCATCTCCTGCCTGAACATGAGGACCCTGAAGAGAGGCTGAACAGGCATGATCAGCACATCACTGCTGTCTTGACTAAGATTATTGTGCGTCTCACCCTG GAACGAGATACAAGTTCAGTGCCTGTGAATCTGCCTGTGTCCAGTGGCGTTGCTTTCCCTCCTGTATTCCATCGCTCACAGGGGAGACAG GGGAAGCAAGCGGCAGCTGGTAAGAGAAGCATCTTCGCCCAGGAAATTGCAGCAAGGAGAGCATCTGGAGCCAAAGTCTCACCAGTTAGAGAAGTTGAATCTGTCTTGGACCCACCAGAGA GTACTATGACCTGTGAGGCACTCACACCTAGGGAGTGGGGCAGCCAGCCTCCATGGAACAGCTACAGCTTCCAGGGACCCCATCTGGTGACAGGGAAGGGGCTCAAGAGCCAGGAGGCTGAGCAGGAAGCCCAGACCATCCATGAAGAAAATGTAGCGAGACTGCAAGCCCTGGCTCCGGAGGAGATCCTGCAGGAACAGCAGCGGTTGCTGGCTCAGCTTG ATCCCAGCTTGGTTGCCTTCTTGAAATCTCACAGCCGTACCCGTGAGCAAGCAGAAGAGAAGGCCACAAGGGAGCAGAGACCAGGAAGACCCTCTGCTGAGGTCACTGGAAAGGAGGCCATCGCACCAACTTCTGCCAGTgtgcccaggcaggaaa CACTGGCCTTGCCCGTGACTCCCCAGAAAGAATGGCTGCACATGGacactgtggagctggagaagctcCATTGGACCCAGGACCTCCCTCCACTCCGGCGGCAGCAGACACAGGAG AGGATGCAGGCCCGATTCAGCCTTCAGGGAGAGCTGCTGGCCCCTGACATGGACCTTCCCACCCATCTGGGCCTGCACCACCATGGAGAGGAGGCGGAG AGAGCAGGGTACTCCCTTCAGGAGCTCTTCCACCTGACGCGCAGCCAGGTGTCCCAGCAGAGAGCCCTAGCGCTGCACGTGTTGGCCCAGGTCATCGGCAGG gccCAGGCTGGGGAGTTTGGGGACCGGCTGGTGGGCAGCGTCTTGCGCCTCCTTCTGGATGCTGGTTTCCTCTTCCTGCTGCGCTTCTCCCTGGATGACAGGGTGGATGGGGTCATCGCAGCTGCTGTCCGGGCTCTTCGGGCCCTGCTGGTGGCCCCTGGAGATGAG GAGCTCCTTGACAGCGCCTTCTCTTGGTACCACGGAGCACTGGTATTCGCTCTGATGCCCAGCCAGGAGGACAAGGAGGACGAGGACGAGGACGAAGAACCCCCAGCAGAAAAGGCAAAAACCAAGAGTTCTGAAGAAGGAAACCGGCCTCCATCTGACCTGGCCCGACATGACGTCATCAAG GGGCTTCTGGCTACCAACCTGCTGCCTCGGCTGCGCTACGTACTGGAGGTGACCTGCCCAGGACCTTCTGTGGTCCTTGATATCCTGACTGTGCTCATCCGCCTGGCCCGGCATTCCCTGGAGTCAGCCACAAGG GTGCTGGAGTGCCCTCGGCTGGTAGAGACTGTGGTCCGAGAATTTTTGCCCACCAGCTGGTCCCCTGTGGGGTCAGGGCCTACCTCCAGTCTACACCAGGTGCCCTGTGCTCCTGCCATGAAGCTGCTTCGTGTCCTGGCCTCGGCCAGTAGAAATATTGCTGCCCGGCTG CTGAGCGGCTTTGATCTCTGGAGCCGCCTGAGCCGCTTTATAGCTGAAGACCCCCAGGATCTGGCCTTGCCCCTGGAAGAAGCCGAGGCACTGAGCACTGAGGCCTTCCGCCTGTGGGCAGTGGCGGCCTCCTACGGCCTAGGCAGCGACGTTTACAG ggagcTATACCCTGTGCTGATGCGAGCCCTGCAGGCTGTGCCGAAGGAGCTCAGTAGCCCCCCGCCTCGGCCCCTCGCTCTGCAGAGGATCGCCTCGCTGCTCACCCTCCTCACCCAGCTGACCTTGGCAGCCGGCCGCATCGCCCCTGAACCCAATAG TTACTCTGCTGAGGCCAGTCTGTTGGCCAGCCCTTCCTCAATCACTTGGACACAGGTGTCTGGGCTCCAGCCTCTCGTGGAGCCATGTCTCAAACAGACCTTGAAGTTGCTGCCCAGACCTGAGATGTGGAGTGCCCTGGGCCCGGTGCCCACTGCCTGCCTGCTCTTCCTGGATGCCTACTACCAGGCCTGGAGCCAGCAG CCAGGCCTGTGCCCAGAGGATTGGCTGCAGGACATGGAGCGCCTGTCAGAGGGgctgctgctgcccctgctgAAACACCCTTCTCTGGGCAGCCTGTGGGATTCCCTGGG GTGCTGCTCCCCTCTGTGCAACCCACAGTCCTGTGCTGTGACCCCCGAAACTGTCTCCAGCCTCGTGTCACTGGGCTGTGCAGGGGGCTGCCCCTCTCTCAGTCTGGCTGGCTCAGCTTCCCCCTTCCCATTCCTCACGGCCCTCCTGTCTCTTCTTAACACCCTGGGGCGGATCCACAAAGGACTGTGTGGCCAG CTGGCCACCGTACTGGCTGCCCCGGGACTCCAGAACTATTTCCTGCGATGTGTGTCTCCCGTGGCTGCTCCGCACCTCACCCCCTTCTCTGCGTGGGCCCTGCGCCACGAGTACCACCTGCAATACCTGGCACTCACCCTGGCCCAGAGAGCG GCAACACTGCAGCCACCAGTGTCAGGCACCGACGCGGTCCTCTGTCACAGCATGGCCTTGGCCCTGCTGGGCCGGCTGCTGCCTGGGAGTGAGCACCTCGCCCATGAGCTGATGCTGAGCTGTGTGTTCCGGCTGGAGTTCCTCCC AGAAGGAGCATCAGGGGGTCCGGAGGCAGCTGACTTCTCTGACCGGCTCTCCTTAGGAAGCGGCGGAGACCTTGGATGTGGGCGAGGGACTCTCCTAGCTCAGGCCTGCCAGGACCTCCCCAGCATCCGCAGCTGCTACCTGACCCACTGCTCACTGGCCCGGGCTAGTCTGCTTGCCTCCCAAGCCTTGTACAGAGGGGAGCTCCGGCGAGTCCCAGCCTTGCTGCTCCCTGTGCCTAAGGAGCCGCTGCTGCCcactgactggcctttcctgccatTGATTCAGCTCTACCACCGGGCCTCAGACACCCCCTCGGGGCTCCCTCCTGCTGACACTGTGGGCACAGCCCTGCGGGCCCTGCAGTGGGTGCTCGTCCTGGAGAGCTGGCGCCCCCGGGCGCTCTGGGCTGTGTCTCCTGCTGCCCGCCTGGCGCGGCTCATGTGTGTGTTCCTGGTGGACAGTGAGTTGTTCCGGGAGACCCCAATACAACGCCTGGTGGCAGCCCTCCTGGCCCGGCTCTGCCAGCCTGAAGTCCTACCAAATCTCAACCTGGATTGCCCACTTCCTGGCCTGACATCTTTCCCGGACCTCTATGCCAACTTCCTGGAGCATTTTGAGGCTGTCTCTTTTGGGGACCACCTCTTTGGGGCTCTGATTCTCCTTCCCCTACAGCGTCGATTCAGTGTCACCTTGCGCCTCGCCCTCTTTGGGGAGCACGTGGGTGCCTTGCGAGCTCTGGGCCTGCCACTGACCCAG CTGCCTGTGTCCCTGGAGTGCTACACGGCGCCTCCTGAAGACAACTTGGCCCTCCTTCAGCTCTACTTCCGGGCTCTGGTTACTGGTGCACTCCGTCCACACTGGTGCCCTGTGCTCTATGCTGTGGCTGTGGCTCATGTCAACAGCTTCATCTTCTCCCAGGACCCAAATAACTCA GATGAGATCAAGACTGCCTGTAGAAGCATGCTGCAGAAGACTTGGCTGCTGACAGATGAG GGCCTTCGGCAGCACCTTCTCCACTATAAGCTTCCCAATTCTGCCCTTCCCGAGGGTTTTGAGCTGTATCCCCAGTTGCCCCCTCTGCGTCAGCAGTACCTCCAGAAACTCAGGATCTCAGGGGTACTCCCAAATGGGGTGTCAGATACCTAG